The sequence GACGACCGTGGCCGATGATGCGAGTGCAAGCGAATTGGCCTGGTGGCATGAGCGGAGGCCCCGTATTCAACACAGAAGGCCGGGTTGTGGGACTCGTGAGCACTGGGTTTCCCGGTCAAGACATCGCCACAGCAACGTTTTTTTCTTCCTGGGACATCCCACAGCAGACTTTCCAGTCATTGGATCCAGCGAATCCTGGCTGGTTCCATTGCATCGGTGTCTATGACGCTGAAGAACGCATTAGATGGGTCGGTCCGAACAGGGCGGAAGCGTCTAGATTCGCCGCTGATCAAAACCTTTCTGATGTTCGCGCGATTTCCTTCAAACCTGCTTCACAGGAATACATGGTGCTGCAAAGAATACCTCTCGAGTAGCGAGCAAGCAGTCGGCCCAAACCGGTCGCTCGATCTGTTACTGCAATGCTGCGGCCGCAGCCCGCATAGCCGTCATTCGCTGCACGCCAAATCAGGGTTCAGGCCAATTTGCGGTCTGCGGATATTGCTGCCGTCCGTCACAGCAATGCCATTGACCGTTTCAGCGGATTCCGCGTTGCTAGTATCAAAAGCCACCAATACTATATTGTGTGGATGGCGGCACGATGAAGGCAAGATATATACGATGAGCGAAGATGATGCCGACGATGAGAGGCCCAAGGGTTTCGACATTTCAAAGTTAAACGTAGAAATGAGCGATGAAGAGCGCTCGGCAGCGGATGTGCGACTAAAGGAACAGTTCAAAGAATTAGCGGAAGGTACGACTGTCATGGCAGATGCTATGCGAGGTATCGGCGGACTGAGTTCGGTCGAGGAAGCCAAGCGTTTCGCCAACAACTTGCAGGACGCAATCAATGCTAGCGGGCTTGGAAGCATCCAAGACCAATTCGACACGATCACAGATCGTGGCGTCCTCTCTGGGATGTTTGCGGCTCGAGAACGGATGCGCGATCTTCTACCCGACATTCAAGCACATACATCTGCGCTCGCGGGCTTGCCTGATTACGCCGCACATACCTCTGCGATCCAGAGTGCCTTGGAGGCTGTTACCGCTCTACCCGAGCCGTGGGGCGACGTCTACGGTCTCACCGCTACGTCCCGACTGGCGGAAGAAATGCGCAGACAGCATGCTCTTTATCTGGAACCTATCGGTACCTTCGCTGACATTCGAAGTGGAGCCATAGCTGATACCCACCAATCGATTCAGGCGATGGTATTGCCACGTTTGGATATAAAGGAATCGTTAGGCATCGAACGCATGGCAGATGCATTCGGCGCAGCAAACGTGTATCAGTCACTTGGTTTGGTATCGGATTACGACGCCCAAATGCGCGCAATCACTTCATCGCTCAGCGGACACATGGAGGCGCTGACTGCTGCTCAGGCCGTGCGGGACGCCATGTTCCCATCGGGCTTGACCGACGCCATCGAAAGCTTGTTGGCCCGTAGCATTGCGGCGCAAGAGGCTATGCTAGCGGAGTATCGAGAAAGCGCATCTGACGCCAAGACAGAAGCCCGCTTCAATCGACGGATGGTGACACTTACCACCATTATTAACATCTTGATGTTCTTCATGACCGTGGCCCTAAACATCGAGGATAGACTAGTAGATGATGATGCAGCGGTGCGCGAAAACGCTGAAGCAGTCCGGCAGATGCGGCAGTCCTTCGATGAAATGGCAGCTCAGGTGCAGCGCACGAATGAGATGCAGGAGGCCGCGACAGAACAGGACAGAGCCGCTGACGCGGCCGTTGCAGATCTTCTAAGAGAAATAGCGAACAGATTGTCTGACGAAGCGGAGTCAGGGAAGCACGACGTCCCAAAGCCTCCCTTGGTAGACTAGGGACTCAAGGACTGTCGGTCGAGACCACTTTCTGATGTAGGCCGCGTCGTCATCATATATACTTTTGCAAAGCTGGTTTGAGACGCGTGAACGACCGAAGTGACACGAAACCCGATCATGAAGCCGCCAAGCTCCCTGAGGCTCAAAACCTACCCGCGGTGATTGAGCAGGACGGTCTTCCTGTGCCAGCTCCACAGGAAACAGCAGGCAAACCCAAGAAAATTGAGCCGCCTGAAAAGGGTACATTTGCCAGCGAAGCACTGTCTAGCCCCCTGTGTCTGGGCCACTGATCAGGGGTTTCTCTAATATTGTTTCAGGAACGGGTGGGCGCATGTTGAGTGCCTGATGCGGTCGGGTGTGATTGTACTGCCTGAGCCAGTGATTGATGACGATCTGAGCTTGCTTGGTCGTCGTGAACCACTCCGCATTGAGAACCTCTCGCCGTAATGTCCCATTGAAGCGCTCGTTGTATCCGTTCTCCCAGGGTGATCCTGGGTAGATGCGGATGGGCTTGATCCCAACACGCCGAAGCCAGCCCTGCATCGCCTCTGCTGCGAACTCGGGTCCGTTATCGGACCGGATATACTCCGGGGAACCGTGGCGCAGCAGGAGCGGATAGAGTGCTTCGAGAACTTCGTCGGCACCCATCTTGGTGCGGACCACAACAGCCAAGGCCTGCCGCGTGAACTCGTCGAGAACCGTCAGCATCTTGTAACTGCGCCCATTGCTGAGCTTGTCATGCACGAAGTCTATTGCCCAAACATGGTTCGGGTGCGTGGGCCGAAGCCGGATGATCGAGCTGCCCTTGTGGTAGAGCCGCTTGCGCTTTTTGTGCCGCTGCGGAAGCTGCAATCCTTCCTCACGCCAGAGCCGCTCGACCTTCTTGTGATTGACCCGCCAGCCTTCCATGTGAAGCAGCTCCGTGATCTTGCGGTAGCCATATCGCCCGTACTGCTTCGCCAACCGGATCAGAGCCAACCGTAGCGCATCATCGTCTCTCTGTGTTGGCTGATATTGCAGGGAGCTCCGCGCCAGGCCAATCACCCGGCAGGTCCGCCGCTCAGACGTGGCAAGCTTCTGGCGTGTGTGAAGGACGGCCTGACGAAGCTCCTCTGTGGTCAGGCCCTGGGCTTTAGGTGGTTCAGGCTTTCCTTGAGTATGAGCTTGTCCAGTTCGAGCTCGGCGACGATCTTCTTCAGTCGGGCGTTCTCTTTCTCCAAACTCTTCATCTCCGACAGCTGCGACCGGCCCATCCCGCCAAACCGTTTCCGCCAGTTGTAGTATGTCGCGTCGCTGATCCCGACGCCGCGGCATGCAGTGGCCACGTCATCGCCCGCCGTCAGCTTCAGCTCGATCTCACGCAGCAGCTTCAAGATGTCTTCGTCTGAATGTCGCTTCCTCGCCATGCCCAATCCCCCTCTCGCGGCCAATGTAATGGCCCAGTTCTAGGGGGGAAGGACACTAGAGCTGGCAAGGCCGCGCAAGCGGAGAGTCTACTTGCGGATGTGGAACTGGCTCAGCTGACCGGCAGACTTAGGGACCAGATGGATCTTGCGCAGTTGATGTGGCGTAGTGGTCTAAGTGATGCACTGGACCACGCCTATGAAATCGCAGTTCGCAATCAGCACGACCTAGGGGTTTGCCTGTCCTATGTCGGGCTGGTGCTAGGGGACGCTTTCGGCTCCAAAGCACCGCCTTTGCCCGAAAGTGCGACGGTCGCGCCTGGTAGCTTCGTTCGCTTGTCTCGCGAGAGCGGAGACCCCATGCAATTTGTCATCGATTCTGAGTCAGAAAATCTGCCAAGTCACCTTGCTGAAGATCACCAGATTGTAGCTAGAACGCTTGGATTGCAGGTCGGCGATGAGTTCGAAACGGAAAGCGGCCCAAGCCGTTTTCGCTGGCGCGTTGAAGAGGTTAAGTCCAAATATCTGCACCTGTTTCATGATCTGTCGCGCTCGATTCAGGACCGTTTCCCAGAGAACGGCTCATTCTATACCCTCACGATTGTGGACAACGACCTTACGCCAATTCTTGAGAGCGTTAAGGCGCGCCGCGCACAAATTGACAGGGTCGAAAAGCTCTATCGCGAGAACTCGATGCCGCTTGCGGCTGTTGCCTCGGCAGGCGGTGGGGACGCAATCGATTTCGCGCTTCATCTAGCGCAAAGCGGGCAACAGGTCTTCAGCGCAACCGGCATGGCCCAAGATGCACGTGTTGAGATCGTTCATGCAGCGCGCGCTGAAGAAAAGGGCGTCGTGTTAGACACTTACACCGCGTGGGTTCTTAGCAAACTCGGGCTTCTCAGCGCAACTGCCCAGGCCTTTCAACGTGTGATCGCACCAGCGTCACTCTTGGACGAGATCGCTGTGAAGATTGAAGACTTGGGAAATCACGAGGATGGGCGTCTCACCGCCAGTGCTGAAGACGATGAATTGGTACCTATTCATCACTCGGCCGAGGTCATTGAGGCTCAGGCGGCCGATCTTACGGACGTGGTTGCGGACATTAGGAAAAACGCTTCGGTACTAGGAATCGAAGCTCCGGTTGACATATCCGCTGAGCTCCGGCAATTGCCCGAGTTTCTCGGAACACAGTTTGACACACTGAGCGTGGCGCGGCGCGAAGGTGCAACTGTGCTCAGCGCGGACCTGCGCCTAAGGCAAGTTGCGGCGGGGGTGATGGAAACAGAGGCATTCGGTTTAGACGCCTTACTGGAGCATCTACGCAATCGTCGCTTGATCACGGACGAAGATAGGGCTGAAGCCCTTCTTACGCTCGCTGCTTTGCGCCACTCCTACATCGAGCTCACCGCACCAATGCTGCTCAAAATGCTGGAGATCGATGACAGCGACGGCTTGATGCGCTTCGTACAGGTCGCCGATTACTTCGGCCGAGCCGGCGGAGATGTCAGGAGTCATGTCAAGACCGCAGCAGCGTTCGCCTCGCTGGCATTTGCCAGAGGTCGACTGCGCCAGAAAGCATCAAAGGCCACGGGGCAGATACTGACAAATCTCATCCGCTTCGAGGACATTCAGCTCAAAGATATTTTGAACTTGTTCGCTCGGCTAGCTGATGATCCAGAAGTTACTAACTACGTCGCCGGATGGCTGAGGGGCCACTTTCTGATGGGAGTTTACGAAGCGCAGGTTGAAGCTGCCTCCGGACAGTGAGCAAACATCGCGCATTGCTGCTGCTCGAAGATACGATGACACTTGCGGATGTCCGTTTGCGTTTAGCCCACTGGTTTGTTCGGCACTGCAGCGAATGGCCGCTCTGCCGCCCATGCCGACGAAGAAGTCGATGCTGTAGCGCGGTAAGATCGGCGCTCAAATTGGGCCGCTTGCCCCTGCCGCGTCGGCGTCGGCAAGTCATAGCGAGCCTGTGGAGCTTCTGGACGGTGGTGGCCATCACGAAGCGGTCTATCCGCCGTAGAAGATGGTCCGCGAGAAGGTGTCTTCAATCGAGAACTTGTAGAACAGCGCACCCTGCGCAACCCGCTGCAGCCCCGGCGTCGATATCACCTCGAACGTTGATGAGTAGACGCAATCTGGACTTCGCGTCTACTTCAACACCTCGTTTTTCCAACGGCATTGCCTCTTCCTCGAATATGCTTGCCATTTCACGTGTGAAAAACTTTGCAAAAGTTTGTCGTACAGTCAGATGAGAGACAAGTATGAGCTTCAGATTTAAGAAAAACTTACCATAGATCGCCGCTTTCGACGTGTATATTGGCAAGGACGTGTTTCATCTTGTTGCCTTCGGCGCCGAGGTGCCGCTTGTTCTGCATCGGCAGATCAAGCGCCACGCCATCAAATCTACGCTCAAAGCGTCAGCACGGACACGACTCAACGGCGCAATTCGCTCGCTTACATGGAGACGATGCAGGCGGAGCCAATGTCACTCAAACCATGATCCGAAGAAGAGGAGGAGGCGTAATTCCTCCTCTTCTTCATTTTGGCCTAATTATGCGTCTTATCGACACAAGGATCAGATACTATGTCGTATTCAAAAAACCATCTCGTCTGGCTGCTCGACATAATCAAGAGTAGAAAAAACATTCAGCCCATTAGCTCCATCATTAAAGTCTAAGTGAGTCATATCAACTTTCTCGATCAAGAATTCGTCAATCGTATCAAAACCGATTATCGCATCAGAGGCAGCCAAATCTAGCTGCGCCTCTGAACCAAATTCGAATGTTTCGTTTCTCTCCAACGGAGGCTCATTATCGGGACCCATATGAATTCCAAAATCACCACTCTCCCAACCCCAGAATGAAAAATACCCAACCTGCTCATATCCGCTTGGATCGCCCGAAAAGATGTTAACTTGTAACGATTGGCCAGTTGCACCTAAGCCAACTTGAGCTTTTCCATTCAAAAAGGTTATCTCAGTAAATGATTTGTCAGTTTCAATCATGTTGAGATTCAAGCCCCCCACTACAATGTCACCGCGGCCATCTTTATCGACTATTGAATAGATTCCAGAAACGAGACTGTAGCGATCTTCACCGCTTTCGTCGGTAAGCCTTGAAATACCACCCGTCCATTCCCCCGTTACGTCATCAATGCCATCGAATACATAGTAATCGTCCCCACCGGCATCATCCATAATGCTGATGTCGTGCGTCTCATTGAAATTGTAAAAATCATTACTATGCGATAAATTATTTATAACTATAAGCTCCCCGCTGAAATAAAGAGGCTCCAGGCCTTGCACCTTAATGAAATTATCTCCGATAAATAGTGACCTTGTACCACCAGGATCATTGAGCACAAAAGAAAATTCTTCAGCAACAAAATGCTCAACACCCCTTACAAGCTCATCAGCACCACCAATTAGATAATAATCATCATCCCAGTAGAAATCACGATATAATTCACTGGCACCGCCCGACCAGAAATCATAGTCTCGCGTTAGTGAAAGTACATTCCAGTGAAAAAAGAACTCGTCGCCGGTGATATCATAATAATCATATCCATCACCACCATCGATTACGGAATTCAGAGCATACCAATCGGAATAAATATAATCATCACCCGCGCCAGCATCTAGATATCGAAAGTCTCCGACAATTTCTATGAAATCATTCGCGGACGTAGCAATCAATGATTCGATATTTTTCGCTAAGAAATTCTTAAATCCAAAATAACCATCAATTAAAGAAATCTCATTGGAGAGCTCATTTCCCTGGAGGGTCGATATTGAAGATAGGTCGAGCAGATCACCCGCCCCAGAAGCGGGATCACCTTGCATGCCTGCATCGATCGATATCCGCGGACTGCTTAGCTGAGGTACATCGGACAACTGAATGACATCATTATATTCTGTTAAGATCAAATCCTCGAAACCATATAAATAATCACCCCAAGGAAGTTCGCCCGGTTCACTAGCTTCTGTGTCTTCACCGGTAGCTACAAAGATACCAAAGTCATAGAAGGCACTCTCGTCGAGCTCCCTGAAAAAAATATTGATACCCAAGGCTCGATCGGAGCTGATAAAATTCTCATACGAGAAAGTATCATCTCCAGAGCCACCATCTACGAGCAAATCCGAGGCTCTTCTGGACGTCAGGTCATTCAGTCGGAATACATCATTCCCCTTTCCGAGATGGTAAATGGTGCTTGGATTGACAGAGCGAACATATGTGAGGTCGTCGAATAAAGATTCTTTATCACTGTTTATCCCAACGAAAGCAGATCCAATTGGAGATAGTGCCATACCTAGTGGCGCAAAAACAGTTTGATTGCCGGGCTTGAATGTGTTGGGCAAGAGATTGTAGAAAACTGAGAACCAGGAATTTGTCTGATCGACAAGTGCGGACTGATCTATGTCTAGTCGGTCAATCTGACCAGTGAAATACTGACTAATGAGATCTTCGATATCTGGGTCTATAAAGGCGCTTATAGCAGCAGCTTGAGCAGCATACATCATTGCAATAAGGTCGTAAGAACCAGCATCTTCCTTAAATACAAAGCTGTCTGATTGCCCACTTGATGTAAAAGTCCCTGAAACAGTGTCATCGTTCGGGTTAGGAAGAAGCCAATTCTGGTAATAATCTGTTATACCTAGAAAAGGAAAAAGGAGGGTTCCAGCCCAAGGTGCAAAGTTGCCAGAACCATCCCCGTCAATATCAAAAACTGTTGAGGCGACCGCTCCTGCATCAGCAATACCAAGCCCCATCAGATCTGGAAGCGTGCCATTGCTCAGAACGTCGTTAATGAGATTGAAACCAATGCCGTTAGATGCCTGCTGAGCTACCTCAACAGCGTTCCCCTCTCCCCCATATAGCTGGTACTGAATCTTCGTAAATTCTTGTATGAATTCCCCCTGATCATTGCTGTTGCGATTCACATCACTTGCGCCAGTAATCCACGTAAATGAACCTGGATCGACCCCTGGAGCCGGATCAAAACCATCACTGATCATCTGCAAGATTTCGTCGTAAATTGGGGCAACGAGGCCCACTTGAAATAGCCCGGAAACACTAGGGTCAGCCTCAAAATTGACGAAGAGGCGGTATTGATCTGTTTTTAGATCATTTTCAGGGTCAATAGACGAAACATTTGAACTTGCGGCGATAACGAGCGCGTCGTCTCGAAGGTCCCGTAAGTAACTCAGCTCTTCTTGTGAGAAAGTATATCCGCCATATCCGCGCTCGAAATTGTTAGAGCTCACTTTGAATTCTCCTTCGTTTTCGAATAGTTTAAGGGGATATATAACCCTCTATGGATCGCCTAATAATTCGGTCAATCTCAGCCAAATATAATTCTTGGCCAAGGTCTACAGAGAGTCGATAGTCAAGGTAGACGCCGGGGGCAATCTGGTAGTCTGTATCACACGATCGACGATTTGGATTTGATATGGCAAATGCTATATTCACACAATAAAATAGTAAATTAACTCCATTAGTGTCCTGGGAAGATTCGCCATGGAATGTTATGAAGTACGGCAAATCGGAAAGGGGGACTTCTCTATTATTCAGCGGGCGATCACAATACAATGAATTATCTTGATCGATCGAGCATCCATAACATTTTTCGATGAGTTCCGTTTCGTCCCAAGAACAGTATGATCCTTTATTACGAAAAATATCTGCCACCCGCCGGTTGGAATCTCGGACGCGGAGAGGCCCGTCATGACCGTAGATCCTCAAAATCACGTTTCCGGGTAGTTCGGGGGCAATATCCAGTTCGTCGAAGGTGGATCGATTGAGAATGAGACCCACCCGGTCCAAAATACCTGTTGTCTCAAGTTCGGGAGGTGTCGGTTGCACAAGTTTATGACGCGGGATACCGAGCTTGACCCCGGAAACCAGAATGACTTCGAGGAGCGTATTATCGTCTGGGGGCTGGAGAACGGCTGGTGCTTCGGCATATACGCTTTGCGCAGCGAGCAGTACCGAGACGGTGAGACACTTTAGATACATCGGAAATTCGCTCCTTCGCTACGCTTGTGCACTCTACGCCGCGAGCGAATGCTCTTCCTATGGTTAATCCTCGGACATTGCTTGTAAACACAGCTTGACTGTTCGAAAGCTAATACACCAGCGATTCTCAAGACGTCGATTCATTTCTAGAGACCAGGTACGCTCAGCGTCGCGCCGA is a genomic window of Pontivivens ytuae containing:
- a CDS encoding IS3 family transposase (programmed frameshift), which translates into the protein MARKRHSDEDILKLLREIELKLTAGDDVATACRGVGISDATYYNWRKRFGGMGRSQLSEMKSLEKENARLKKIVAELELDKLILKESEPPKAQGLTTEELRQAVLHTRQKLATSERRTCRVIGLARSSLQYQPTQRDDDALRLALIRLAKQYGRYGYRKITELLHMEGWRVNHKKVERLWREEGLQLPQRHKKRKRLYHKGSSIIRLRPTHPNHVWAIDFVHDKLSNGRSYKMLTVLDEFTRQALAVVVRTKMGADEVLEALYPLLLRHGSPEYIRSDNGPEFAAEAMQGWLRRVGIKPIRIYPGSPWENGYNERFNGTLRREVLNAEWFTTTKQAQIVINHWLRQYNHTRPHQALNMRPPVPETILEKPLISGPDTGG
- a CDS encoding PIN domain-containing protein → MQFVIDSESENLPSHLAEDHQIVARTLGLQVGDEFETESGPSRFRWRVEEVKSKYLHLFHDLSRSIQDRFPENGSFYTLTIVDNDLTPILESVKARRAQIDRVEKLYRENSMPLAAVASAGGGDAIDFALHLAQSGQQVFSATGMAQDARVEIVHAARAEEKGVVLDTYTAWVLSKLGLLSATAQAFQRVIAPASLLDEIAVKIEDLGNHEDGRLTASAEDDELVPIHHSAEVIEAQAADLTDVVADIRKNASVLGIEAPVDISAELRQLPEFLGTQFDTLSVARREGATVLSADLRLRQVAAGVMETEAFGLDALLEHLRNRRLITDEDRAEALLTLAALRHSYIELTAPMLLKMLEIDDSDGLMRFVQVADYFGRAGGDVRSHVKTAAAFASLAFARGRLRQKASKATGQILTNLIRFEDIQLKDILNLFARLADDPEVTNYVAGWLRGHFLMGVYEAQVEAASGQ